From the genome of Gallus gallus isolate bGalGal1 chromosome 24, bGalGal1.mat.broiler.GRCg7b, whole genome shotgun sequence, one region includes:
- the OAF gene encoding out at first protein homolog precursor, with the protein MRGPRLPALPALLWLALAPLPGPAARAELRVRVRLPGGQVTEESLQADSGSDCISLELRKADGALITLTADFRQEVKIFRALILGELERGQSQFQALCFVTRLHRNEIIPSESMAKLRQKNPRTVRQAEEVRGLEHLSMDVAVNFSKGAQLSSHIHNVCAEAKEAIYTREEDVKFWLEKGMDGSMFEVLPQTSDLPDLQRCKLCTDRWKPCICSYSLSIEWYPCMLKYCKSRDAAGKVSSYKCGIRSCQKGYTFDYYVPQKQLCLWDEET; encoded by the exons ATGCGCGGCCCCCGGCTGCCGGCGCTGCCCGCCCTGCTCTGGCTCGCCTTAGCCCCgctgcccggccccgctgccaGGGCTGAGCTGCGGGTGCGGGTGCGGCTGCCCGGCGGGCAGGTGACGGAGGAGAGCCTGCAAGCGGACAGCGGTTCCGACTGCATCAGCCTGGAGCTGCGCAAAGCCGACGGGGCGCTCATCACTCTCACCGCCGACTTCAGACAG GAGGTGAAAATCTTCCGTGCCTTAATCCTGGGGGAGCTGGAGAGGGGCCAGAGCCAATTCCAAGCGCTCTGCTTTGTCACGCGGCTCCACCGCAACGAGATCATCCCCAGCGAGTCCATGGCCAAGCTACGGCAG AAGAACCCCAGGACAGTGCGGCAGGCGGAGGAGGTGcggggcctggagcatctcagCATGGACGTAGCTGTCAACTTCAGCAAAGGGGCCCAGCTGAGCTCTCACATCCACAACGTCTGCGCGGAGGCCAAAGAAGCAATTTATACCCGTGAAGAAGATGTCAAATTTTGGCTGGAGAAAG GGATGGACGGCTCCATGTTCGAGGTCCTGCCACAGACATCCGACCTGCCCGACCTGCAGCGCTGCAAGCTGTGCACGGACCGCTGGAAGCCGTGCATCTGCAGCTACTCGCTGAGCATCGAGTGGTACCCGTGCATGCTCAAGTACTGCAAGAGTCGTGATGCTGCAGGCAAGGTTTCTTCCTACAAATGCGGCATCCGCAGCTGCCAGAAGGGCTACACCTTTGATTACTACGTGCCgcagaagcagctctgcctctgggATGAGGAGACCTAG
- the OAF gene encoding out at first protein homolog isoform X1 — protein MQSNSLLEVASMCAGNWLCSFSVSFGDEELLSPCPARLRFPQCCSCRTGCSLLHHRPVQSQTIAVTVPGSGPTILNAPVMSSSGESLRCRGSALLRLVPCWEILQKARIQGALGCLGWVPTLALVPPALPGGNEEVKIFRALILGELERGQSQFQALCFVTRLHRNEIIPSESMAKLRQKNPRTVRQAEEVRGLEHLSMDVAVNFSKGAQLSSHIHNVCAEAKEAIYTREEDVKFWLEKGMDGSMFEVLPQTSDLPDLQRCKLCTDRWKPCICSYSLSIEWYPCMLKYCKSRDAAGKVSSYKCGIRSCQKGYTFDYYVPQKQLCLWDEET, from the exons ATGCAGTCTAACTCTTTGCTGGAAGTTGCTTCCATGTGTGCAGGGAACTGGCTGTGCAGCTTTTCGGTCTCCTTTGGGGATGAGGAGCTGCTCTCCCCATGCCCTGCAAGGCTGCGGTTCCCCcaatgctgcagctgcagaactggTTGTTCCTTGCTGCACCACCGTCCTGTCCAAAGCCAAACAATAGCTGTAACTGTACCCGGGTCAGGGCCAACCATTCTCAACGCCCCCGTGATGAGTTCATCCGGAGAGTCCCTGCGTTGCAGAGGCAGCGCTCTGTTGAGGCTTGTTCCCTGCTGGGAAATTTTGCAGAAAGCCAGAATTCAAGGTGCACTGGGTTGCCTTGGCTGGGTACCCACCTTGGCACTGGttcctcctgctcttcctgGTGGGAACGAG GAGGTGAAAATCTTCCGTGCCTTAATCCTGGGGGAGCTGGAGAGGGGCCAGAGCCAATTCCAAGCGCTCTGCTTTGTCACGCGGCTCCACCGCAACGAGATCATCCCCAGCGAGTCCATGGCCAAGCTACGGCAG AAGAACCCCAGGACAGTGCGGCAGGCGGAGGAGGTGcggggcctggagcatctcagCATGGACGTAGCTGTCAACTTCAGCAAAGGGGCCCAGCTGAGCTCTCACATCCACAACGTCTGCGCGGAGGCCAAAGAAGCAATTTATACCCGTGAAGAAGATGTCAAATTTTGGCTGGAGAAAG GGATGGACGGCTCCATGTTCGAGGTCCTGCCACAGACATCCGACCTGCCCGACCTGCAGCGCTGCAAGCTGTGCACGGACCGCTGGAAGCCGTGCATCTGCAGCTACTCGCTGAGCATCGAGTGGTACCCGTGCATGCTCAAGTACTGCAAGAGTCGTGATGCTGCAGGCAAGGTTTCTTCCTACAAATGCGGCATCCGCAGCTGCCAGAAGGGCTACACCTTTGATTACTACGTGCCgcagaagcagctctgcctctgggATGAGGAGACCTAG
- the OAF gene encoding out at first protein homolog isoform X2 — MRGPRLPALPALLWLALAPLPGPAARAELRVRVRLPGGQVTEESLQADSGSDCISLELRKADGALITLTADFRQVRWGALPARRALGRRSRGCSALPEEVKIFRALILGELERGQSQFQALCFVTRLHRNEIIPSESMAKLRQKNPRTVRQAEEVRGLEHLSMDVAVNFSKGAQLSSHIHNVCAEAKEAIYTREEDVKFWLEKGMDGSMFEVLPQTSDLPDLQRCKLCTDRWKPCICSYSLSIEWYPCMLKYCKSRDAAGKVSSYKCGIRSCQKGYTFDYYVPQKQLCLWDEET, encoded by the exons ATGCGCGGCCCCCGGCTGCCGGCGCTGCCCGCCCTGCTCTGGCTCGCCTTAGCCCCgctgcccggccccgctgccaGGGCTGAGCTGCGGGTGCGGGTGCGGCTGCCCGGCGGGCAGGTGACGGAGGAGAGCCTGCAAGCGGACAGCGGTTCCGACTGCATCAGCCTGGAGCTGCGCAAAGCCGACGGGGCGCTCATCACTCTCACCGCCGACTTCAGACAGGTGAGGTGGGGGGCTCTGCCCGCTCGCCGTGCTCTGGGAAGGCGCTCCCGGGGATGCTCTGCTCTCCCCGAG GAGGTGAAAATCTTCCGTGCCTTAATCCTGGGGGAGCTGGAGAGGGGCCAGAGCCAATTCCAAGCGCTCTGCTTTGTCACGCGGCTCCACCGCAACGAGATCATCCCCAGCGAGTCCATGGCCAAGCTACGGCAG AAGAACCCCAGGACAGTGCGGCAGGCGGAGGAGGTGcggggcctggagcatctcagCATGGACGTAGCTGTCAACTTCAGCAAAGGGGCCCAGCTGAGCTCTCACATCCACAACGTCTGCGCGGAGGCCAAAGAAGCAATTTATACCCGTGAAGAAGATGTCAAATTTTGGCTGGAGAAAG GGATGGACGGCTCCATGTTCGAGGTCCTGCCACAGACATCCGACCTGCCCGACCTGCAGCGCTGCAAGCTGTGCACGGACCGCTGGAAGCCGTGCATCTGCAGCTACTCGCTGAGCATCGAGTGGTACCCGTGCATGCTCAAGTACTGCAAGAGTCGTGATGCTGCAGGCAAGGTTTCTTCCTACAAATGCGGCATCCGCAGCTGCCAGAAGGGCTACACCTTTGATTACTACGTGCCgcagaagcagctctgcctctgggATGAGGAGACCTAG